From Pantoea vagans:
CAAACCGACGGAGAAACCGTAACTTCCGATTATTCTTAGTGCGGCTTCGCTATTATCGACTAGTTTTAAATCTCCGGGCGACATTTTGTATCTGAACTGACGCCCGCTGATTGGCCGGTTGATGAACCGCTAAGCCTAATCACTTTTGATAACTGACCAGAAGGAAATTTAGCATGAGCGATTCAACAGAAACCAAAACCAAAAATGACTATCTGCGCGATGTGACTTCGCAGCTGAAAGAGATGCGCCACTACGCGCAGACCAACACCGAAACCCTGTCCAGCCATTGGTTAGCGTTTGATGCCGGTGAATATAAAGACAAGACCAACGCCGATCGTATTGATGCGTTGCTGAATAAGCAGGGGAAGCTGCTGGAAGATCTGGATGCCGCCATTCAGGACATCGAGATTGAAATCAATCACAGCGAGCAGGAGAGCTGATTCATCTCCCGCTAACTGATGCGGTGGCCGCTAAAGGATTAGTCGGCCACCAGCCACATTTCCGCTTCGTCGAACATCTCTTCAACAATACGCGCAACTGTCGCCTTATCGTTCTTACTTAAATCAGTATCAATCGCGTTACGTTCCATCGGCTTGACCTTAACTTCAATGTCAGGAAACACCCGATGCACCCGCTTTTCCAGCTCCTCACGAATCATCTCGCGAGCACCCGGTAAACCGGCAACGTTGCGCTTGTCATAAATCAACTCAACAAACATGATGGCAATCCATTCAGGGCAAAATCGCTGATATATAATACTGTAAATAAAAACAGTAGCAAGGCGGCGGGCCTGATTTCATGTAAATTTTTATCTCGCGTAAACCTCAATCTTCGACTAGCAAAATGCGCACGCATCGCGACATAATGCTGGCTTACTTTTCAGGAGGTCCGCGATGCGACAACTGGTAATTGATATTCTGCTAAAGCTGGCAAAGATGGACGTCGATGCAAAAGAGCTGACGGCGCAGCTTGAAGCGCAGTCCCTGCTGGTTGCAGCGCTGCTGGTGCAGGCGAAACAGGACAACTCGCTGACCATTACAGAAACGGTGCAGGATGCCATCATTACCGCTTCGCAATCGTCGACCGAGTTTCTGCAGTCGGATGTTGATCTGCTGCTGACGCACATCAATCGTCTGCTGGC
This genomic window contains:
- a CDS encoding DinI-like family protein; protein product: MFVELIYDKRNVAGLPGAREMIREELEKRVHRVFPDIEVKVKPMERNAIDTDLSKNDKATVARIVEEMFDEAEMWLVAD
- the iraP gene encoding anti-adapter protein IraP — its product is MRQLVIDILLKLAKMDVDAKELTAQLEAQSLLVAALLVQAKQDNSLTITETVQDAIITASQSSTEFLQSDVDLLLTHINRLLAVASYVEVKGKATEERE